The Thermodesulfovibrionales bacterium genome segment AGCGGACAAAGATTCTGATATCCCTCCAAAAGATCCTCGATATTAACCTTGACGTCATAACCTCTTCCTATATTGAAGAGGAGCTGAGGACATTCAGCAGGGCCTACCGCGTAAAGAATGCCCTCGTGACGTTTTCCGAAGGGTTTTCCCAGACGACGAACTTTATCCTTGTCCTTGCCCTCATCGGTCTGACACTGGGTGTCGTGGGGCTGTTCTTTTCCGACGTTTACAGGCTCATAACCGGCAATCTTGAACATGGTATAATAACAGCGCTCGGTTCGCTGCTCATCCTCTGGGTGATGGTAGAGCTCATGAACACCGAGATTGCGCACCTGAAGGGCGGGAAGTTCTATATCAGCGTCTTTATCGGGGTTGCCCTTGTCGCCTTTATCCGGGAGGCACTCATCTTGACCCTGAAGAATGAGACGCATGAGATCCATTACTATTACATTGCGCTCATTCTGGTGCTCGGCGTCGTATTCTGGCTTGTTACCAAGGCAGAGGAGAGGAGCAGGTGACATGAAGGTCCTTGTCATAGGCGGCGGTGGAAGGGAGCACGCGATCGTATGGAAACTTTCGCAGTCAAAGCACGTAGACAAGATCTACTGTTCTCCGGGAAACGCAGGCATTTCCGAGATAGCCGAATGCGTAGAGGCAGGGAGTAATGATTTTGACGCCCTCGTAGATTTTGCCAGATACGAGTGGGTTGATCTCACGATTGTCGGCCCTGAAGATCCCCTCTCAAGGGGTATTGTGGATGCCTTTGAAAGAGAGGGGCTTAAGATACTCGGCCCCACTCAGGATGCGGCCCGGTTAGAGTCAAGCAAGGTCTTCGCAAAGGATTTCCTGAAACGGTACGGAATCCCTACTGCCGAATACAAGGTCTTCAGTTCCTATCTCCTTGCTGAAGATTATGTGCGAATGAAGGGCACGCCGATTGTGATTAAGGCCGATGGCCTCGCAGCAGGAAAGGGCGTTTTTGTCGCGGCCACGATGGATGAGGCGCTGAAGGCCCTGAGGCTCATCATGAAAGAAAAGGCCTTTGGTGAAGCCGGCGACAGGGTGGTTGTTGAGGAATGTCTGGAAGGGGAAGAGGCATCGTTCATGGCATTCCTCGATGGAAACACCATCGTTCCTATGGCGAGCTCTCAGGATCACAAGAGGGTTTTTGATAATGACAGGGGACCGAACACCGGAGGGATGGGTGCTTACAGCCCGGCCCCTGTCGTTACCAAGGAGATGGAAGAGGTGGTCATGGAAAAGGTGATGTGGCCGGTCCTCAAGGGTCTGAAGGCCGAGGGAATGCGATACCGGGGAATCCTTTACGCAGGCCTCATGATAAGGAAGGCCATGCCCTACGTACTTGAATTCAATTGCAGACTCGGAGACCCAGAGACACAGCCGGTGTTAGCAAGACTTGAGACCGATCTCGTCGATATCGCCTTTGCAATGATCGATGGCAGACTTTCTGGTCTCGAAATCAAATGGAGGCCAGAGCCCTCGATCTGTGTGGTTCTTGCGTCGAAAGGTTATCCGGGCAGCTATGAGAAGGGCCTGGTGATATCGGGTCTAGATAACCTCAAGAATGAAAGGGACGTCTTTGTATTTCACGCAGGAACGTCCTTTGCAGACGGGAATCTCGTGACAGCGGGGGGGCGGGTTCTCGGCGTAACATCAGTGGGATCTGATATAAGGGATGCACGCGAAAAGGCTTACCGGGCAATAGAGAAGATCCATTTTGACGGGATGCATTACCGGAAGGATATCGCGGACCGTGCCCTGAAGAGGGCTTGAAGGTCATGGGTCGGGAAAAGAGAAGGAGACGAGTGGCAGGAGGGCCAATGAAGCCGGAGGTTCTGATCATTATGGGGAGCGATTCTGACCTCCCTGTCGTCGAGGAGACGGCGAAGACCCTCAAGGAATTCGGGATCCCCTACGAGATGACCATAGCCTCTGCTCACAGAACTCCTGAGCGCGTGCTGAGCCTCTCTGCCGGCGCAGAGAGAAGGGGGATAGTGGTGATTATTGCCGCAGCCGGCGCAGCAGCCCATCTCGCAGGGGTTGTAGCATCCCATACGGTTCTGCCTGTGATCGGCATTCCGATAAACTCATCACCTTTGCAGGGATTCGACGCGCTCCTCAGTACCGTACAGATGCCCCCTGGTATTCCGGTGGCGACCATGGCTGTGGGAAAGGCGGGGGCCAGAAACGCGGCCATATTTGCCGCGGAGATTATCGGCAGGAAGGACGGCAGTATGGCGAAGAAACTCCGCGCTTTTAAGAGACGGATGGCTGCCGAAGTGAACAAGAAGGCAGAGGCCCTTGAAAAGAGGCGCATGTGACATCTCTGCCCTGTCTCCGCCGAATTTGCTGCGTACCATGGTCGCAGAATGAAGGTCCATCTCGACTGCTTCCCCTGTTTCCTGAGACAATCCCTTATTGCCCTCAGATGCGGGACCAGAGACAGAAGGGTTCAGGAACAGATCCTCAAGGCGGTTCTGGAGGATATCCGGGAAACCGATACCTCAAGGCCTCCCGCATACACAACGAGCTTTATCCACAGAAAGATCAGGAACTTGTTAGAGAGGGACCCCTTCAGCGAGATAAAATCTGAGTATAACCAGATCGCCCTCAGACTCTATCCCTCACTCAAGAAGATCGTCAGGGAAAGCGACGATCCTCTCCGGACAGCAGTGAGACTTGCCATTGCAGGGAACGTGATTGACTTTGGCATATTCACTTCAGTCGATATTGAAGGTGCCATCGAAAGATCATTGAGCTGTCCGCCTGTCGTTGATGACTCTCTGGTGTTCAGGGGTGCCCTTGCTGATGCCGGTGAGGTCCTCTATCTTCTTGATAACGCCGGTGAGATCGTCTTCGACAGGATCCTCATCGAGACAATCCAGTCCGCGGGCAAGAAGGTGACGGCCGTTGTGAAAGGCTCTCCAGTCATAAACGACTGTACCCTTGAGGACGCCTTTGAGACCGGCCTGTCCGGGGTCTGTGAGGTTATCGAGAACGGTTCTGACGGGGTTGGGACCATTTTCGAATGGACGTCCCATGATTTCAGGCAGAGATACCGGGATGCGTCTCTTGTCCTCAGCAAGGGGCAGGCAAACTTTGAGACCCTGTCAGACCCTGAAAAGACGATATTTTACCTGCTGCAGTCCAAGTGCGAAGTGGTTTCCAAGGAACTGGGTCTGTCTCTTGGTTCTATGATCTTCTCGATATCCAGACTTGCTCTGGGCAGAAAAGACTGAGCTATCCTCTCCCTCCCGGGCGCCTGCTGCCAAAGCCGCTCCGCTCTCTCGGTCCTCTCTCCCGCTTCTCCTGCGGTTTTGCCTCACTGACAACGATGTTCCTCGAGAGAAAGCTCGTCCCGTTGAACATGGAAATAGCTTTCTGGGCCTCTGATTCGGAACTCATCTCAACGAAGGCGAACCCCCGTGACCTGCCGGTTGCAGCGTCGGTGATCATCTTCGCCGATACGACCTCTCCTGCCTTCGAGAAGAGATCCTTCAAGTCATCCTCCGATGCCTGGAACGAAATGTTCCCTACGTAAAGTTTCGTGGCCATCCTTCCTCCTGAAAATAAAATCCCAGCGCCAGAAGCCTGGGGCCGGGTCCTGAAAAGACAACGCTCCTAAGAGAACTCTTCCGCGCGCATGATCTCATGCCTATGATAGCTAAATATGCCAGTAAATACGATCTTTGTCAAGTAAATAATTCAGTCCCCTCAGGTCAATAAGGGAGGCTTGCCGTGCTTCAGGCAAGAGAACCCCTCGACTGCCGGGCGGACAATCGCCGATGATCACTTCCCGAAGCCTGCAAGAAAGACTCAAATCTCTCCGGCGAAGAAATTCGCTGTTCGTTCTCTGCCGATGGTTGAACTCGGTCCGTGGCCGGCAAGGATCTTGGTCTCCGGGGGAAGTGACATCAGTCTCTGAAAGGACCGTTTCAGCTTTTCCATGTCTCCTCCGTAGAAATCAGTTCTGCCGACGCCGCCTGCGAAGAGCGTGTCTCCTGTGATGACGACACCTTCACCAAAGAGGCAGATCCCGCCTGGGCTGTGTCCCGGCGTATGGAGTACCCTGAAGGTGAGAGTGCCAAGCCTTATCTCGTCACCCTCATTCACAAACATATCAGGCTCAGGAAGGGGATCAAGGTCATATCCCCAGAAGGCAGCCATCTCTCCGGCCGAGCGATATATCTCAAGGTCATCTTTGTGAATGACAATTTTGGCACCTGTCTCCCTTTTCACTTCCGGCAGGGCCCCAACATGGTCAAAGTGTGAATGGGTGCAGATGATATAGTCGAGATTGAGTCCTGCTGTTCTAACGGTCTCAATGATCCTGTCAGGTTCGTCCCCCGGATCGATCACCATCGCCTTCTTCATGGCATCGTCACCGATGACGAAGCAGTTTGACTGCAGGGGTCCGACAGCAATGTGCCTAATGATCATGGAAGCCTCCCCTCGTTCCCTTCAAAATCTTGAAGCGAATTTATTCTTGAAGGTCCTGTAAATATAATCCATTTCATCGCTTTTAACTAAAAAAGAGATCACGAAAAAGATGAAGGCGCAGAAGGCGAGCGTCACCGTGAGGTAGAGGGTCTTTTCAGGAAGTCTTCCGGAAGACTGCCAGAGTCTTCCCTGAAGGATGAACCACCCTGAAGCCCCCATCACGAATGACGCCCCTGATGTCTTCAGGAGAGACCGGAGTATCCTTTTCGTATCAATACGGCCCAGACGTCTCCGCAGAAAATAGAAGAGGAGCATGAAGTTCACCCCTGAGGCGATGGCATTGGCAAAGGCCAGGCCCGAATGTTTGAGGGGGCCCATCAAAAGAAGGCTCATGGCGACGTTTGTCAGCATGGCAGTTAAGGCTATCTTTACCGGCGTCCTGGTATCCTGCAGGGAATAAAAGGTCGCGGTGACGACCCTGACGCCGACGATTGCCCATATGCCGAGAGAGTAAAAGAGGAGTGCCTCTGCAGTCCCGGTTGTGGCGCTATAATCAAAGGCCCCCCTCTGGAAGAGGGTGTTCACGATCGGTTCACGAAATGCGATCAATCCTGTCATAGACGGGATGGTGACAAAAAAGAGGAGCCGCAGGGCAAAGGAAAAATCTTCCCTCAGCTTTTCGATATCGCCCTTTACGGCATGTTCCGACAAGGCAGGCAGGGCTGCCATGCCCATTGCAACGCCGAAGATCCCTACGGGGAACTGGATGAGTCTCATCGAGTAATAGAGATAGGTGATACTGCCCTGCGGGAGATAGGAGGCAAGAATTGTACTGATAAAGATGTTTATCTGGGCAACGGCCAACCCCATGGTTGCGGGCAAGATGAGCATCGACATCTTTCTCAGCCCGGGATGACTGAATGCGGTATCGAACCTAAGGTCAAAGTCTTTTCTGAAGAAAGAGGGAAGCTGGAAGATGAACTGGACAAATCCTCCGAGAGTGACACCAAGGGCGACCGAGAGTATGGGCTGTTTCAACAGCGGCACGAGAAGAAGGACTACCATGATTGTTGTGATGTTGAGGAAGGCAGGCGCAAGGGCCGGTATAAAGAAAACCCTTCGCGTGTTCAAGGCCCCCATCACCAGGGCAGCCAGACTCATAAAGAGCAGGAAGGGAAACATCGTCCTCGTGAGGGAGACGGTTAAGGAAAATTTTTCAGGTGCGCCGAGGAACCCAGGAGCAATCACCGCAACAATTGCCGGAGTAAAGATGATTCCTGCCAAACAGAGCAAGCCGACAAGGAGAAGGATGAAGGTGAAGGTGATCCTCACAAGCCGCCGTGCTTCCTCGTCCCCATGCCTCGTCTGATATTCGGTGAGGACTGGAATGAAGGCGGATGACATCGAACCTTCAGCAAAGAGTTCTCTCAGGAGATTCGGTATCCTGAAGGCCACAAAAAAGGTATCGGAGAGCCCTGTTGCTCCGAAGTACCGGGCGAGGATCATGTCCTTAAGATAGCCAAGGATGCGACTGAACAGGGTCGCAAGGGAGATCACACCTGCCGCCCTTGCTATCCTGCCTTTTCCGTTCATATCAGGCAATTATATCACAAGGGAGAAGGGGGATTTGGCAGTGTTGTAAAAATCCTGTTGCTTCCCTTACAATTCAGAGATGTCCTTTCTTGACAAAATCGCTGAGAGGAAGAGGGAACGGCTGGCGTCAGTAAAGGGCAAAGTCCGCCTGAGTGATCTCAGGTCGAGAATCGGTGACATCGAAAGATCACGGGATTTTGAAGGCGCCGTCAGGAGGGGGGCCGGCCGCATCAGGCTCATAGCAGAGATAAAGAAGGCGTCCCCGTCGCAGGGGATTGTCAGGGCTGATTTTGATCTGATCGGTATATCGCGGATTTATGAGGAAAAGGCCGTTGATGCGGTCTCCGTCATAACAGAGGAAGATTTCTTCTCAGGTAATCTCAATTATATCCCATCCGTCAAGCAAGAAGTGACAAGGCCTGTTTTGAGGAAAGATTTTATCATCGATGAGTACCAGGTGTACGAGTCGAGGGCATACGGGGCAGACGCAATTCTCCTCATAGCGGCACTGCTCACGGTATCGCAGGCGAAGGAATATCTCCATCTCTCCCGGGAACTCGGATTGTCGGTCCTCTTTGAGGTCCATGATCTCCGCGACCTGGATAAGGCATTAACGGTGGATGCAGGAATCATCGGCATAAACAACAGGGACCTGAAGACCCTTGCGATTGATATAACGACCACCTTCCTGCTGAAGAGAGCGATGCCCCCCGGCAGAATCTCGGTTAGCGAGAGCGGGATCAAGACGGGAGAGGATGTCCTGAGGCTGGAAGAGGCCGGGGTAGATGCCATGCTCATCGGCACGTCTCTTATGAAGTCGGGAGATATCGGCAGGAAGATCGATGAGTTGAGGAGCCGAACACAAACGTTGCAGTTCCACGGAGGACAGTATGAAGGAAACGAAGGTCGTACTTTCTGACAAAGAGATACCGAAGCAGTGGTACAACATCATGGCAGATGTGCCGAATCTCCCCAAGCCGCCTCTCCATCCCGGGACAAAGAAGCCCATAAGTCCTGAAGACCTTTCCCCCATATTCCCCATGGCCCTTATCGAACAGGAAGTCTCCTCACAGCGGTGGATCGACATTCCCGAAGAGGTCCTTGATATCTACACGCTCTGGAGGCCGTCCCCCCTTTACAGGGCTCACAGGCTCGAGAAGGCCGTCGGTACCCCTGCCAAGATTTACTATAAATATGAAGGCGTCAGCCCCGCCGGGAGCCATAAGCCGAATACATCGATTCCTCAAGCTTATTACAACAAGATTGCCGGCATGAAGCGAATAGCAACGGAGACAGGTGCAGGTCAATGGGGGTCGTCCATGGCCCTTGCCGGGAGTTTCTTCGGCCTTGAAGTTACGGTTTATATGGTCAGGGTGAGTTATGACCAGAAACCTTACAGACGTATCGCCATGGAGACATGGGGAGCAAGCGTCCATGCCAGTCCTTCATCGGTCACAAAGGCAGGACGGAAGATCCTCGAAACGGACCCTGAATGTCCGGGAAGTCTCGGGATTGCCATATCGGAGGCTGTTGAGGACGCTGCTACTCACAGCGACACGAATTATGCCCTCGGCTCAGTCTTAAACCATGTCCTCCTTCATCAGACGATCATCGGCCAGGAGGCAAAGAGGCAGTTTGAGATCATCAACGACTACCCCGATATTGTCATCGGCAGTTGCGGAGGCGGGAGCAACCTGGCAGGGATCAGTTTTCCCTTCCTCCACGATAAGATCAACGGCAGGGAGGTGCGGGTGATCGCTGTTGAGCCCACCTCATGCCCTACACTCACGAAGGGTCAGTTCAGGTATGATTTTGGTGATACTGCCGGTCTTACCCCCCTTCTCATGATGTACACCCTGGGACATGATTTCGTACCTCCGGGAATTCACGCCGGCGGATTGCGGTACCATGCTGATGCACCGCTCCTGTGCCAGCTTTATCATGACGGCTTGATCGAAGGTGTGGCATGCGGCCAGACTGCTGTTTTTCATGCCGCAGTAACATTTGCGAGGGCAGAGGGAATCATCCCTGCACCAGAGAGCGCCCACGCCATAGCAACCACGCTGGAAGAAGCGATGAAATGCAAGGCTGAAGGCAAGGAGAAGACGATACTCTTCAACCTCAGCGGTCATGGATATCTCGATCTGGCGGCCTATGCTGATTACCTTTCGGGCAAGCTGGAAGACTATGCGTATCCTGAAGAGTTGATCAACGAGTCCCTGGCAAAGCTGCCGGTCATCGCTTGATCGCATAATCCATAGACTCTTAGTGCCTGGCAAGCCATAACGTGTTGAGCCATCGCCAGTTGACCTGCAGTCGGCCTCTGAGGTATTGTGCTTGAAAGGCATTGTTCTTCTCCGGCATAATATCTTCTTCAACATGCCTGTGCGCTTTGCCGGCGTAATCGACGTATCCTAGCGATCTGCAGGGAGTTTAATGGTGAAAGTCAAGATCTGCGGCATAACAAACATCGGCGATGCCCTCGTTGCAGTCAACTACGGCGCTGATGCTCTCGGATTTGTCTTCTATAAAGGGAGTCCGCGATACATCTCTCCTGAGGAGGCCAGAGACATCATACTCCAGTTACCGCCCTTTGTGACAACGGTAGGCGTATTTGTTGATGAAGAACTCGATGTGATCGAAAGGACGGTGAAACATGCTTCCCTGTCCCTGGTCCAGTTGCACGGTAGCGAACCCCTTGAGATGTGTGCGATGGCGGGACGCGCCATCAAGGCCATCAGGGTGAGGGAATTGAGCGACCTCGAACCCTTGAAAAGCTGCAGGCCATCTGCCTTTCTTCTTGACACCTATTCACCCGAGGGGTACGGCGGCACAGGGCAGACCTTCAACTGGGATGTCGCAGTCGAGGCAAAGCAGTTCGGGCATGTGATCCTCGCCGGGGGGCTCACCCCTGACAATGTTGAGAAGGCGATTCAATGGGTACGACCTTATGCTGTTGATGTGAGCAGCGGGGTGGAAGCGGAGAAAGGGAAAAAGGACCACAGGAAATTGAGGCGTTTCATCGAAAGGGCAAAGAGCGCGCGGTGAACCTGCTGCTACCGTGTTGTGGTTCGTTCCTCGGAAGAGACCCTGATAACGGTTTTTACATTTCCTCTTGGGTTGAAGTCTCCGATGACTTCGAGAAATCGAGGTTTCAGTCTCTTCGTGAGTTCAGAGTATATCCTGTTCGTAACCTCTTCGTGAGATATGTATACGCCCCTGAAGGAATTCAGGTAGAGTTTCAGGGCCTTCAGTTCCACAATCTTCTTGTCGGGTACATACTGTATTCTTACCGTCGCAAAGTCAGGGTATCCGGAACGCGGACAGAGACAGGTGAACTCAGAGAAACTGATTGAGATCTCGTAATCCCTTTCAGGGGACGGATTGTCCCATATCTCCAAACTCGCCTGTTTGAGCGCCTTCTCGCCGTACCTCATGGTGAAGAATCTAACATTTTGGCTGAAAATTTGTAAAGCTGCGTCTTCGCCTGGGAAGGGAAAACTTTTTTCCTATTATTTTCAGTGACTTCGCTTTTTTGATAGGGCAAAAAGGGATTTTTTTGTTGACAAAGAGGCCTTTTTTCATTACAGTTAACCTGTATGCGTAAGAGCGGCAATATTGTCTTTCCGTTTTTCCTTGTCATCTTCTTCTTGTTAGCGGCTTCCGGCAACACATGGAGCTCTGACTCTCCCCCCGTTGAACCGTCTTCTGCCGAGCATAAC includes the following:
- a CDS encoding TrpB-like pyridoxal phosphate-dependent enzyme — its product is MKETKVVLSDKEIPKQWYNIMADVPNLPKPPLHPGTKKPISPEDLSPIFPMALIEQEVSSQRWIDIPEEVLDIYTLWRPSPLYRAHRLEKAVGTPAKIYYKYEGVSPAGSHKPNTSIPQAYYNKIAGMKRIATETGAGQWGSSMALAGSFFGLEVTVYMVRVSYDQKPYRRIAMETWGASVHASPSSVTKAGRKILETDPECPGSLGIAISEAVEDAATHSDTNYALGSVLNHVLLHQTIIGQEAKRQFEIINDYPDIVIGSCGGGSNLAGISFPFLHDKINGREVRVIAVEPTSCPTLTKGQFRYDFGDTAGLTPLLMMYTLGHDFVPPGIHAGGLRYHADAPLLCQLYHDGLIEGVACGQTAVFHAAVTFARAEGIIPAPESAHAIATTLEEAMKCKAEGKEKTILFNLSGHGYLDLAAYADYLSGKLEDYAYPEELINESLAKLPVIA
- the trpC gene encoding indole-3-glycerol phosphate synthase TrpC, producing MSFLDKIAERKRERLASVKGKVRLSDLRSRIGDIERSRDFEGAVRRGAGRIRLIAEIKKASPSQGIVRADFDLIGISRIYEEKAVDAVSVITEEDFFSGNLNYIPSVKQEVTRPVLRKDFIIDEYQVYESRAYGADAILLIAALLTVSQAKEYLHLSRELGLSVLFEVHDLRDLDKALTVDAGIIGINNRDLKTLAIDITTTFLLKRAMPPGRISVSESGIKTGEDVLRLEEAGVDAMLIGTSLMKSGDIGRKIDELRSRTQTLQFHGGQYEGNEGRTF
- a CDS encoding protoglobin domain-containing protein, producing MRSFKEIKKHYDFTEEDEKRLSSLSGLMADNVDGAMESLDSWILTTKETAVFFAEESRRKRVFAAHRYWFIDLFSGRYDTQYYERLIRIGQTHVRVSVDAHFMNRAVNILRNFCTRVISGAIDIDDGEERTKILISLQKILDINLDVITSSYIEEELRTFSRAYRVKNALVTFSEGFSQTTNFILVLALIGLTLGVVGLFFSDVYRLITGNLEHGIITALGSLLILWVMVELMNTEIAHLKGGKFYISVFIGVALVAFIREALILTLKNETHEIHYYYIALILVLGVVFWLVTKAEERSR
- a CDS encoding ARMT1-like domain-containing protein, whose translation is MKVHLDCFPCFLRQSLIALRCGTRDRRVQEQILKAVLEDIRETDTSRPPAYTTSFIHRKIRNLLERDPFSEIKSEYNQIALRLYPSLKKIVRESDDPLRTAVRLAIAGNVIDFGIFTSVDIEGAIERSLSCPPVVDDSLVFRGALADAGEVLYLLDNAGEIVFDRILIETIQSAGKKVTAVVKGSPVINDCTLEDAFETGLSGVCEVIENGSDGVGTIFEWTSHDFRQRYRDASLVLSKGQANFETLSDPEKTIFYLLQSKCEVVSKELGLSLGSMIFSISRLALGRKD
- a CDS encoding phosphoribosylanthranilate isomerase, whose translation is MVKVKICGITNIGDALVAVNYGADALGFVFYKGSPRYISPEEARDIILQLPPFVTTVGVFVDEELDVIERTVKHASLSLVQLHGSEPLEMCAMAGRAIKAIRVRELSDLEPLKSCRPSAFLLDTYSPEGYGGTGQTFNWDVAVEAKQFGHVILAGGLTPDNVEKAIQWVRPYAVDVSSGVEAEKGKKDHRKLRRFIERAKSAR
- a CDS encoding MBL fold metallo-hydrolase, which gives rise to MIIRHIAVGPLQSNCFVIGDDAMKKAMVIDPGDEPDRIIETVRTAGLNLDYIICTHSHFDHVGALPEVKRETGAKIVIHKDDLEIYRSAGEMAAFWGYDLDPLPEPDMFVNEGDEIRLGTLTFRVLHTPGHSPGGICLFGEGVVITGDTLFAGGVGRTDFYGGDMEKLKRSFQRLMSLPPETKILAGHGPSSTIGRERTANFFAGEI
- the purE gene encoding 5-(carboxyamino)imidazole ribonucleotide mutase, producing the protein MKPEVLIIMGSDSDLPVVEETAKTLKEFGIPYEMTIASAHRTPERVLSLSAGAERRGIVVIIAAAGAAAHLAGVVASHTVLPVIGIPINSSPLQGFDALLSTVQMPPGIPVATMAVGKAGARNAAIFAAEIIGRKDGSMAKKLRAFKRRMAAEVNKKAEALEKRRM
- the purD gene encoding phosphoribosylamine--glycine ligase, with amino-acid sequence MKVLVIGGGGREHAIVWKLSQSKHVDKIYCSPGNAGISEIAECVEAGSNDFDALVDFARYEWVDLTIVGPEDPLSRGIVDAFEREGLKILGPTQDAARLESSKVFAKDFLKRYGIPTAEYKVFSSYLLAEDYVRMKGTPIVIKADGLAAGKGVFVAATMDEALKALRLIMKEKAFGEAGDRVVVEECLEGEEASFMAFLDGNTIVPMASSQDHKRVFDNDRGPNTGGMGAYSPAPVVTKEMEEVVMEKVMWPVLKGLKAEGMRYRGILYAGLMIRKAMPYVLEFNCRLGDPETQPVLARLETDLVDIAFAMIDGRLSGLEIKWRPEPSICVVLASKGYPGSYEKGLVISGLDNLKNERDVFVFHAGTSFADGNLVTAGGRVLGVTSVGSDIRDAREKAYRAIEKIHFDGMHYRKDIADRALKRA
- the murJ gene encoding murein biosynthesis integral membrane protein MurJ; translated protein: MNGKGRIARAAGVISLATLFSRILGYLKDMILARYFGATGLSDTFFVAFRIPNLLRELFAEGSMSSAFIPVLTEYQTRHGDEEARRLVRITFTFILLLVGLLCLAGIIFTPAIVAVIAPGFLGAPEKFSLTVSLTRTMFPFLLFMSLAALVMGALNTRRVFFIPALAPAFLNITTIMVVLLLVPLLKQPILSVALGVTLGGFVQFIFQLPSFFRKDFDLRFDTAFSHPGLRKMSMLILPATMGLAVAQINIFISTILASYLPQGSITYLYYSMRLIQFPVGIFGVAMGMAALPALSEHAVKGDIEKLREDFSFALRLLFFVTIPSMTGLIAFREPIVNTLFQRGAFDYSATTGTAEALLFYSLGIWAIVGVRVVTATFYSLQDTRTPVKIALTAMLTNVAMSLLLMGPLKHSGLAFANAIASGVNFMLLFYFLRRRLGRIDTKRILRSLLKTSGASFVMGASGWFILQGRLWQSSGRLPEKTLYLTVTLAFCAFIFFVISFLVKSDEMDYIYRTFKNKFASRF
- a CDS encoding RNA-binding protein translates to MATKLYVGNISFQASEDDLKDLFSKAGEVVSAKMITDAATGRSRGFAFVEMSSESEAQKAISMFNGTSFLSRNIVVSEAKPQEKRERGPRERSGFGSRRPGGRG
- the queF gene encoding preQ(1) synthase, whose translation is MRYGEKALKQASLEIWDNPSPERDYEISISFSEFTCLCPRSGYPDFATVRIQYVPDKKIVELKALKLYLNSFRGVYISHEEVTNRIYSELTKRLKPRFLEVIGDFNPRGNVKTVIRVSSEERTTTR